One stretch of Serinicoccus hydrothermalis DNA includes these proteins:
- a CDS encoding GuaB3 family IMP dehydrogenase-related protein, with protein MSEIEIGRGKRGRRAYSFDDVAVVPSRRTRDPEDVSITWQIDAYHFELPILAAPMDSVVSPATAVAIGRLGGLGVLDLEGLWTRHEDPSDALAEIARLEGEQATARMRELYAAPIRPELITERLREIRDAGVTVAGSLSPQRTQQFWRSVVDAGVDLFVIRGTTVSAEHVSSQAEPLNLKRFIYELDVPVVVGGAGTYTAALHLMRTGAAGVLVGFGGGSTHRTRTALGIHTPSATAIADVAAARRDYLDESGGRYVHVISDGGTSVSGEIVKAVACGADAVMLGAALARAQEAPGAGYHWGNEAHHPELPRGVKVHVGTVGTLEEVLVGPARTADGTTNLTGALRRAMATTGYTDLKEFQRVDVVVAPYGER; from the coding sequence GTGAGCGAGATCGAGATCGGACGCGGAAAACGGGGCCGTCGGGCCTACTCCTTCGACGACGTCGCGGTCGTCCCCTCGCGCCGCACCCGCGACCCCGAGGACGTCTCGATCACCTGGCAGATCGACGCCTACCACTTCGAGCTCCCGATCCTCGCCGCCCCGATGGACTCCGTGGTCTCCCCGGCGACGGCGGTCGCGATCGGCAGGCTGGGCGGCCTGGGGGTGCTCGACCTGGAGGGTCTGTGGACGCGCCACGAGGACCCGAGCGACGCCCTCGCCGAGATCGCGCGGCTCGAGGGGGAGCAGGCGACCGCCCGGATGCGTGAGCTGTATGCCGCGCCGATCCGGCCCGAGCTCATCACCGAGCGGCTGCGGGAGATCCGGGACGCCGGGGTGACCGTGGCCGGGTCCCTGTCGCCGCAGCGGACCCAGCAGTTCTGGAGGTCGGTCGTGGACGCCGGCGTCGACCTGTTCGTCATCCGCGGCACCACGGTCTCGGCCGAGCACGTCTCGAGCCAGGCCGAGCCGCTCAACCTCAAGCGCTTCATCTACGAGCTCGACGTCCCCGTGGTCGTCGGCGGCGCCGGCACCTACACCGCCGCGCTGCACCTCATGCGCACCGGGGCGGCGGGCGTGCTCGTCGGCTTCGGCGGCGGGTCCACCCACCGCACCCGCACCGCCCTGGGGATCCACACGCCGTCGGCCACCGCGATCGCCGACGTCGCGGCCGCCCGGCGCGACTACCTCGACGAGTCCGGGGGACGCTACGTGCACGTCATCTCCGACGGCGGCACCAGCGTGTCAGGGGAGATCGTCAAGGCGGTGGCCTGCGGCGCGGACGCCGTGATGCTCGGGGCGGCGCTCGCGCGGGCCCAGGAGGCCCCGGGCGCCGGCTACCACTGGGGCAACGAGGCGCACCACCCCGAGCTGCCGCGGGGCGTGAAGGTGCACGTCGGCACGGTGGGGACCCTCGAGGAGGTGCTCGTCGGCCCGGCGCGCACCGCGGACGGCACGACCAACCTCACCGGGGCCCTGCGCCGCGCGATGGCGACGACGGGCTATACCGATCTCAAGGAGTTCCAGCGAGTGGACGTGGTGGTGGCGCCCTATGGCGAGCGGTGA
- a CDS encoding YncE family protein yields the protein MSVSHAPEHVRRRRVVLGVLLVLVLAVGWGLSQVLGGGTAPADEAGAQGTSGPAEAQAPADESDDEDTEAQESEEPDASSEETAAGETEIWQREPVAGEHASDTTALEQVDYLTGGLTPKSVMASGHGLMIANNMMYSHTSTVFDSTTREQVEVLQDEVDLADYGIEGHPGLSQGAPVEAAWTDDGRYAYVSQYTMYGQNFGVEGFDACTPDSGVGASFVYRFDAEEMAWDQVFEVGAVPKYLTLTPDQKTLLVSNWCDATLSVVDTESGEETGVVELAAAPRGVVVMPDNTTAYVVAMYADQLYKVDLASGSAEVVMETASRPRHLNLADEGATLYLTTSGGNAIYKIDTATDEIVDQVDPGAEPRSVTLSPDESALYVVNYNEASISKVRTSDMEVIDSAPVDANPIGIDYDPVTNTVWVACYGGSIYVFDDQSTLL from the coding sequence GTGAGCGTCAGCCACGCGCCCGAGCACGTCCGCCGGCGTCGGGTCGTCCTCGGCGTCCTCCTCGTGCTCGTGCTCGCCGTGGGCTGGGGCCTGAGCCAGGTCCTCGGCGGCGGCACGGCGCCCGCCGACGAGGCCGGTGCGCAGGGCACGTCCGGTCCCGCCGAGGCCCAGGCGCCCGCGGACGAGAGCGACGACGAGGACACGGAGGCGCAGGAGTCGGAGGAGCCGGACGCGTCCTCCGAGGAGACCGCCGCCGGGGAGACCGAGATCTGGCAGCGCGAGCCGGTGGCGGGGGAGCACGCCAGCGACACCACGGCGCTGGAGCAGGTGGACTACCTCACCGGCGGGCTCACCCCGAAGTCGGTCATGGCCTCGGGGCACGGGCTGATGATCGCCAACAACATGATGTACAGCCACACCTCCACCGTCTTCGACAGCACCACCCGGGAGCAGGTCGAGGTGCTGCAGGACGAGGTCGACCTCGCCGACTACGGCATCGAGGGCCACCCCGGCCTCTCGCAGGGAGCGCCGGTCGAGGCGGCCTGGACCGACGACGGGCGCTACGCCTACGTCTCGCAGTACACGATGTACGGGCAGAACTTCGGCGTCGAGGGCTTCGACGCCTGCACCCCCGACAGCGGGGTCGGGGCCTCCTTCGTCTACCGCTTCGACGCGGAGGAGATGGCCTGGGACCAGGTCTTCGAGGTGGGCGCCGTCCCGAAGTACCTCACCCTCACCCCGGACCAGAAGACCCTGCTCGTGAGCAACTGGTGCGACGCGACCCTGTCGGTCGTCGACACCGAGAGCGGCGAGGAGACCGGGGTGGTGGAGCTGGCGGCCGCTCCGCGCGGCGTGGTGGTCATGCCGGACAACACCACCGCCTACGTCGTCGCGATGTATGCCGACCAGCTCTACAAGGTCGACCTCGCCTCCGGCAGCGCCGAGGTCGTCATGGAGACCGCGTCGCGGCCGCGGCACCTCAACCTCGCGGACGAGGGCGCCACCCTCTACCTCACGACGAGCGGCGGCAACGCGATCTACAAGATCGACACCGCCACCGACGAGATCGTGGACCAGGTCGACCCCGGTGCGGAGCCGCGCAGCGTCACGCTCAGCCCGGACGAGAGCGCCCTCTACGTCGTCAACTACAACGAGGCGAGCATCTCCAAGGTGCGCACCTCCGACATGGAGGTCATCGACTCTGCCCCGGTCGACGCCAACCCCATCGGCATCGACTACGACCCGGTCACCAACACCGTCTGGGTGGCCTGCTACGGCGGCTCGATCTACGTCTTCGACGACCAGAGCACCCTGCTCTGA
- a CDS encoding SURF1 family protein, which translates to MIRTALKPAWLALLALLVVVVVSFYELGMWQLGVSSNSASREFAQEQESRPTVPIGEVVSPRSTFPADGAGRSVEVEGSYDATLQFLVPDRLLDGRSGSWVVTPVRTETGSGPALLPVVRGFVTSPQDAGTPGAGAVTLTGTLAPSESPGPTGLPEGQRGSIDTADLANDWDAPIYDAFIFLVDEEPTLTDGSVQRVPPPVFGENGVVWRNVGYGLQWFVFAGFAIYMYFRFLHDAARREAADGPPPTLPPPTTRPSAPSEETRR; encoded by the coding sequence GTGATCCGGACCGCGCTCAAGCCCGCCTGGCTGGCCCTGCTGGCGCTGCTCGTGGTCGTGGTGGTCTCCTTCTACGAGCTGGGGATGTGGCAGCTCGGGGTGAGCTCGAACTCCGCCTCGCGGGAGTTCGCGCAGGAGCAGGAGAGCCGCCCCACGGTGCCGATCGGCGAGGTCGTCTCCCCCCGGTCGACCTTCCCCGCGGACGGTGCCGGACGGTCGGTGGAGGTGGAGGGCAGCTACGACGCCACGCTGCAGTTCCTCGTCCCGGACCGCCTGCTGGACGGCCGCAGCGGCTCCTGGGTGGTGACCCCTGTCCGCACCGAGACCGGGAGCGGGCCGGCGCTCCTGCCGGTCGTGCGCGGTTTCGTCACCTCGCCGCAGGACGCCGGCACCCCCGGCGCCGGCGCGGTGACGCTCACCGGGACGCTGGCACCCTCGGAGTCACCCGGCCCGACCGGCCTGCCCGAGGGCCAGCGCGGCTCCATCGACACCGCCGACCTGGCCAACGACTGGGACGCGCCCATCTACGACGCCTTCATCTTCCTCGTCGACGAGGAGCCCACGCTCACCGACGGCTCGGTGCAGCGGGTGCCGCCCCCGGTCTTCGGGGAGAACGGCGTGGTGTGGCGCAACGTCGGCTACGGGCTCCAGTGGTTCGTCTTCGCCGGCTTCGCGATCTACATGTACTTCCGCTTCCTGCACGACGCGGCCCGCCGGGAGGCGGCGGACGGGCCGCCCCCGACCCTGCCGCCCCCGACGACACGTCCATCAGCACCCTCCGAGGAGACCCGACGATGA
- a CDS encoding DUF3817 domain-containing protein — translation MTPRAKLLFFRIMAFVVGVGLLLLVAHMILRYGFDNHALDWWPSPHGWFYMVYLVATALLGFQLRWGLGRMVGVMLAGCVPFLSFWVEHRVAADATARIEEMQAAAGRVTP, via the coding sequence ATGACCCCCCGCGCCAAGCTGCTCTTCTTCCGGATCATGGCCTTCGTGGTCGGGGTCGGGCTGCTGCTGCTCGTCGCCCACATGATCCTGCGCTACGGCTTCGACAACCATGCCCTCGACTGGTGGCCCTCGCCGCACGGCTGGTTCTACATGGTCTACCTCGTGGCCACCGCCCTGCTCGGCTTCCAGCTGCGCTGGGGTCTCGGCAGGATGGTGGGGGTCATGCTCGCCGGCTGCGTGCCCTTCCTGTCGTTCTGGGTCGAGCACCGCGTCGCCGCGGACGCCACGGCCCGGATCGAGGAGATGCAGGCCGCCGCCGGTAGGGTGACGCCGTGA
- the guaA gene encoding glutamine-hydrolyzing GMP synthase, with amino-acid sequence MTSAPSLDVRPVLVVDFGAQYAQLIARRVREADCYSEIVPHTMPAEQMLAKDPLAIILSGGPASVYADGAPGLEEGVVTAGVPVLGICYGFQAMVRALGGTVERTGSREYGQTDVTVSGPPSTLFTGQPEQQVVWMSHGDAVTEAPDGCAVSARTPGAPVAAFEDDERRLYGVQWHPEVLHSAHGQEVLVNFLTKGAGITPSWTSENVAEGLIEQARAQIGQDRVICGLSGGVDSSVAAALVQRAVGDQLTCVFVDHGLLREGEAEQVETDFVEATGVDLVVVDARERFLSALAGVADPEEKRKIIGREFIRVFEQAARDVVRAHEPGGQEQGEAQGGADDHPVRWLVQGTLYPDVVESGGGSGAANIKSHHNVGGLPEDLQFQLVEPLRTLFKDEVRQVGLEIGVPEGIVWRQPFPGPGLGIRIIGEVTADRLEILRRADAIAREELTAAGLDREIWQCPVVLLADVRSVGVQGDGRTYGHPVVLRPVSSEDAMTADWTRLPYDVLARISSRITNEVEEVNRVTLDVTSKPPGTIEWE; translated from the coding sequence GTGACCTCGGCCCCCTCGCTCGACGTGCGTCCGGTGCTGGTCGTCGACTTCGGCGCGCAGTACGCCCAGCTCATCGCCCGCCGGGTCCGCGAGGCGGACTGCTACAGCGAGATCGTGCCGCACACCATGCCGGCCGAGCAGATGCTCGCCAAGGACCCGCTCGCGATCATCCTCTCCGGTGGACCCGCCTCGGTGTATGCCGACGGCGCCCCGGGGCTCGAGGAGGGCGTGGTCACGGCGGGGGTGCCGGTGCTCGGCATCTGCTACGGCTTCCAGGCCATGGTGCGCGCCCTCGGCGGCACGGTGGAGCGGACGGGCAGCCGCGAGTACGGCCAGACCGACGTCACGGTGAGCGGGCCGCCGAGCACGCTCTTCACCGGGCAGCCGGAGCAGCAGGTGGTGTGGATGTCGCACGGCGACGCCGTCACCGAGGCGCCGGACGGGTGCGCCGTCTCCGCGCGCACCCCCGGGGCCCCGGTCGCCGCCTTCGAGGACGACGAGCGCCGCCTCTACGGCGTGCAGTGGCACCCGGAGGTGCTGCACTCCGCGCACGGCCAGGAGGTGCTGGTCAACTTCCTCACCAAGGGCGCCGGGATCACCCCGTCGTGGACCAGCGAGAACGTCGCCGAGGGACTCATCGAGCAGGCCCGGGCCCAGATCGGGCAGGACCGGGTCATCTGCGGCCTCTCCGGTGGCGTGGACTCCTCGGTGGCCGCGGCGCTGGTGCAGCGCGCCGTCGGGGACCAGCTCACCTGCGTCTTCGTCGACCACGGCCTGCTGCGCGAGGGCGAGGCCGAGCAGGTCGAGACCGACTTCGTCGAGGCGACCGGCGTCGACCTCGTCGTCGTCGACGCCCGCGAGCGGTTCCTCTCCGCGCTGGCCGGCGTCGCCGACCCGGAGGAGAAGCGCAAGATCATCGGCCGGGAGTTCATCCGGGTCTTCGAGCAGGCCGCGCGCGACGTCGTGCGCGCGCACGAGCCGGGGGGGCAGGAGCAGGGCGAGGCACAGGGCGGTGCCGACGACCACCCGGTCCGCTGGCTGGTCCAGGGCACGCTCTACCCCGACGTCGTGGAGTCCGGCGGCGGCAGCGGCGCGGCCAACATCAAGAGCCACCACAACGTCGGCGGGCTCCCCGAGGACCTGCAGTTCCAGCTCGTCGAGCCGCTGCGCACCCTCTTCAAGGACGAGGTGCGCCAGGTCGGCCTGGAGATCGGCGTCCCCGAGGGCATCGTCTGGCGCCAGCCCTTCCCCGGGCCGGGCCTGGGGATCCGGATCATCGGCGAGGTCACCGCCGACCGGCTGGAGATCCTGCGCCGGGCCGACGCCATCGCGCGGGAGGAGCTCACCGCGGCCGGTCTGGACCGGGAGATCTGGCAGTGCCCGGTCGTGCTCCTCGCCGACGTGCGCTCGGTCGGCGTCCAGGGCGACGGACGCACCTACGGCCACCCCGTCGTCCTGCGCCCGGTCTCCTCCGAGGACGCCATGACGGCGGACTGGACCCGCCTGCCCTACGACGTGCTGGCCCGCATCTCCTCGCGGATCACCAACGAGGTCGAGGAGGTCAACCGGGTCACCCTCGACGTGACCAGCAAGCCCCCGGGGACCATCGAATGGGAGTGA